TCTACATTAAATGTTCATAAGCGAAGATCTCAATGCGGATCTATTTTTAAGTATCGTTATTGTAAAACCAGAATGAGTATTATTGAAGAGTTATGCCTGAATAAAAATGAAGAGGAACCGTAATGGCAATTTTTAAGTATCTTTCAGGCTTTATTATAGCGTCCCGAAAGTTGTGTATTTATAAAGGATACCTCTTCTGGAACATTTCCCTGATCTCGTCCTTGCACTTATAGAATCTCCTCAACATTCTCTGCGACTATGCCTCATTGATCTCTGCCGATCTCAGGTGGATGACCTTCATTGCACTCTCCTCTGTTGGCAGGGAATCAATGATCTCTATTCTCCGCCGGATCTCCTTGTTCATGCGTTCCATGATGTTGGTGGAGTGGATTGATCTCCTTATGGGTTCAGGATAATCATAGTACTTGAGCAATATACTCAGGTTCTTCTCCATATTGTAGACCGGCTTTGGGTATTTCAAGGACCATTTATTGTTGAAGGCAGTGAACTTATTCATCGGTAATACTTCCCACATCAGATGCAATACGAGATTCCTTTGAATCGCATGGATTCGCCCATATAGCAGCAACCTTTGCAAGGGATATACCAAATAAGAGGATGCCTCTAAGAAACAGCCCAACTAATGTATCCGGTGAAACATCAAGCACGATGCTTAAGGAACATATCATTGTTATGCAAAAGAGCAATAGCTTGAGCTGCCCCTAGCTGAATCTTCTAATTTTCCGTTCAGCGAAGAGACTTATGCATGTACAGGTATATTCTGTACAGATTCAGTAGTGTAATATCCGCAGGCGACCATTTAGACTGCGAAAGTCCTATTTCTATAAGCTCTGCAAATTTTTCATTAAATTTTTATCATTAGCTGAAATGCGTGCATCTACTTCAAAAAGTAAAGCCTACTTCATACACTTAACTTTTCTGTAAGAAGAGGATTAGATTAATCTCAGTTAGTTAAGTCTTTGGGTCTTTGATAGTTATCAACTAGATCCATAAGAAAAGATACAGTTTCCATCAAAGCATCCTCTGCTTCTTGGCAGGACGTCCATATTTTATAGCCAGGAATTGAGGATATATCACTCTTTTTTCCCTTCAATACATCTTCTAGAATACCCCTATATTTTTTGAGCCATTCTTGGTTTTCACGTAACTGTCTTTCTCCTATGTGAGCAGCAAAATTACCTAATTTTCGCGCTTTAGTGTTTATGTTGTTAAGTCTGTTCGAAAGATTAGGAAATATATTTCGGGCTTCTTTACTCAATGCGCCCCAATATACATCTTTTAGTTCATGATTTTCATCTAGAAAACTTTCGGGTGGAGCTAAAACTAAAGTCGTATTCCCTTTTTGGTCTGTTTTTTTTACGTAGGTGCAAGCTAAATATAAGGAACTATCTATAGCGGCGCGGCAGAGCATCGCAACACCCTCGTAAATTTTATTACTTAAGGAATCCATGGCCTCTAATATAAGTCCTATGCTTAATTCAGCAAATGGAACTTCTACATTTCTAAGCTTATCAAAATATTTGTAAACAATTTCCTGTATTTTATCTGGATAAATATACCGTTCAGGAGCCAGTTCAAGTAGCTCAAAGACATATTTTTTGCCTTCGTATTTCAGCATGATATTTTCAGGCGGATCCGAGCCGGCTGGTATACGTATTCTTATAGAGAAGGATTCACCATTGCGATCATCTTCTAAGAACTCAGGTTCTGGAAAGTATTTTTTCAATTCTCTTTTTAGATCTTCTTCAAGCAAATCGCAAGCATGAGCGTACTTGGATATATCAATATTCAGAGTAGCGCCGTATGTAACGACTAGTTTCTCTTCCATAGGAACCACATATAAATTATATATAAAAAATTCAATTTTTATTCTCTGCTTATAATTGAAGGATTGGCTATTTCCAAGTTATTAGCGTCGAAACGCTCAAGGCGGATCGTATCTAATGGTGGAAT
The Thermoplasma sp. Kam2015 genome window above contains:
- a CDS encoding transposase, producing MNKFTAFNNKWSLKYPKPVYNMEKNLSILLKYYDYPEPIRRSIHSTNIMERMNKEIRRRIEIIDSLPTEESAMKVIHLRSAEINEA